One region of Candidatus Methylomirabilis sp. genomic DNA includes:
- a CDS encoding ABC transporter permease produces the protein MRAALLPAGTLLWREVVRFCRQRSRVVGALAQPVLFWLLLGGGLGASFRPAGAPPGTAYLEYFYPGMIALVVLFTAVFATISTVEDRQHGFLQGVLVAPVPRASIVLGQALGGTTLALGQGLLLLLLAPLLGIPLTVAAVLAAAAVMVLMAFALTSLGLVIAWRMDSTQGFHAIMNLILIPLWLLSGAFFPASGVPGWLHWIMRLDPLTYGVAALRRTLYLGQAPPAGPIPPLGISLVVTILFALLAFLAATAMARRSPS, from the coding sequence ATGAGGGCGGCTTTGCTGCCGGCGGGGACGCTCCTGTGGCGGGAGGTGGTCCGGTTCTGCCGCCAGCGGAGCCGGGTGGTGGGGGCGCTCGCCCAGCCGGTCCTCTTCTGGCTCCTGCTCGGCGGCGGTCTCGGCGCCTCCTTCCGCCCGGCAGGCGCCCCGCCCGGGACGGCGTACCTGGAGTACTTTTACCCGGGCATGATCGCCCTGGTCGTCCTCTTCACCGCCGTCTTCGCGACGATCTCCACCGTGGAGGACCGCCAGCACGGCTTCCTGCAGGGGGTCCTCGTGGCGCCCGTCCCGCGGGCGAGCATCGTCCTCGGCCAGGCCCTCGGCGGCACGACCCTGGCGCTGGGACAGGGTCTCCTCCTGCTCCTCCTCGCGCCGCTCCTCGGGATCCCCCTGACCGTGGCCGCGGTCCTGGCGGCGGCGGCCGTGATGGTCCTCATGGCGTTCGCCCTCACGAGTCTCGGGCTGGTGATCGCCTGGCGGATGGACTCCACCCAAGGGTTCCATGCGATCATGAATTTGATCTTGATCCCTCTCTGGCTCCTCTCGGGCGCCTTCTTCCCGGCTTCCGGTGTCCCGGGCTGGCTCCACTGGATCATGCGCCTGGACCCCCTCACCTATGGCGTGGCCGCCCTCCGGCGCACGCTCTACCTCGGGCAGGCGCCGCCCGCCGGACCGATCCCGCCGCTCGGGATCTCCCTCGTCGTGACGATCCTCTTTGCCCTGCTCGCCTTCCTGGCGGCCACCGCGATGGCCCGCCGGAGTCCCTCCTGA